The proteins below come from a single Verrucomicrobiota bacterium genomic window:
- a CDS encoding zinc ribbon domain-containing protein, with the protein MPIFEYQCKKCGHVTEVLEKAGAKGKHKCAKCGSSEMVKLLSAFGVGKSGASSSSGSCPTGTCSLGSP; encoded by the coding sequence ATGCCGATCTTCGAGTATCAGTGCAAGAAATGCGGACACGTGACCGAGGTGCTGGAGAAGGCCGGCGCCAAGGGCAAGCACAAATGCGCCAAATGTGGCAGCAGCGAGATGGTGAAGCTCCTTTCGGCTTTTGGCGTCGGCAAGAGCGGTGCTTCGTCGTCGAGCGGTTCGTGCCCCACCGGGACGTGCTCGCTCGGCTCGCCGTAA
- a CDS encoding helix-turn-helix transcriptional regulator, producing the protein MSSSGSALFRLHAQFCSVFSHETRLKIIWLLGGGERCVTDIASELGLTIQNVSQHLAVMRDKGAVTYRKCGQKVCYSIANPKFFEGFMLIRAGLIELYRKLGETSSSQEQAPPKGEVAGSRRRVARLRT; encoded by the coding sequence GTGTCAAGCAGCGGCTCGGCGCTCTTTCGCCTCCATGCCCAATTCTGCAGCGTCTTCTCACATGAGACGAGACTGAAGATCATCTGGCTGCTCGGCGGGGGCGAGCGGTGTGTGACCGATATTGCGAGCGAACTCGGTCTGACCATTCAGAACGTCTCCCAGCACCTTGCCGTGATGCGGGACAAGGGTGCCGTGACGTACCGCAAGTGCGGGCAGAAGGTCTGTTACAGCATCGCCAATCCGAAGTTCTTCGAGGGGTTCATGCTGATCCGCGCCGGTCTGATCGAGCTTTACCGGAAGCTGGGGGAGACCTCCTCCAGCCAGGAGCAGGCGCCGCCGAAGGGCGAGGTGGCCGGCAGCCGCCGTCGAGTCGCCAGGCTTCGGACGTAG
- a CDS encoding J domain-containing protein — protein sequence MHNLNGQGDGALLQERDRRARAVLGVAPAADMEEIRRAFRKQSLACHPDTNPNDQDAARRFRLVCCAYKFLVEGDMCPEIEQASLPSLSEADAERCLDNDWAYWCWWREKFFEKDS from the coding sequence ATGCACAACCTCAATGGCCAAGGCGATGGCGCGTTGCTGCAGGAGCGAGATCGGAGGGCGCGCGCCGTTCTCGGCGTGGCTCCGGCCGCCGACATGGAGGAAATCCGCCGGGCCTTCCGCAAACAGAGCCTTGCGTGCCATCCAGACACGAACCCGAACGACCAGGACGCCGCACGGCGCTTCCGGCTCGTCTGCTGCGCCTACAAGTTCTTGGTCGAAGGCGATATGTGCCCCGAGATCGAGCAAGCGAGCCTTCCGAGCCTGTCCGAGGCGGACGCCGAACGGTGTCTGGATAACGACTGGGCTTACTGGTGCTGGTGGCGAGAGAAGTTCTTCGAGAAGGACAGCTAG
- a CDS encoding class I SAM-dependent methyltransferase gives MAGLPKDFYERLKPGLYAKIGRELRLARHILDLGCGSCELVRYLAGKYDQEVTGIDVSSDHFPETRRAKEGVDFRCIQRDAARLDAVPDRSVDAVVTVWALHEMERPGRVLAESARVLRPGGELLVVDFPKDSLAQTLWDEAYREPDEVKDLLVAAGFARVRIRLIARRQVLWATGIRPADGPAREFT, from the coding sequence ATGGCAGGATTGCCGAAAGACTTCTACGAGCGGCTCAAGCCGGGTCTTTACGCGAAGATCGGCCGCGAGCTGCGCCTTGCGCGCCATATTCTCGACCTGGGCTGCGGCTCGTGCGAGCTGGTCCGGTACCTTGCGGGCAAGTACGACCAAGAGGTGACCGGCATCGACGTCTCTTCGGACCATTTCCCCGAGACCCGGCGCGCCAAAGAGGGGGTGGACTTCCGATGCATCCAACGCGATGCGGCAAGGCTTGACGCTGTCCCTGATCGATCGGTGGATGCCGTGGTGACGGTCTGGGCCCTGCATGAGATGGAGCGCCCGGGTCGCGTGCTGGCTGAAAGCGCGCGGGTGTTGCGGCCGGGCGGCGAACTGCTCGTCGTTGATTTTCCCAAGGACTCGCTTGCGCAGACGCTCTGGGACGAGGCCTATCGTGAACCCGACGAGGTAAAGGATCTGCTGGTGGCGGCGGGCTTCGCGCGTGTTCGAATCCGTCTGATCGCGCGGCGGCAAGTGCTCTGGGCCACCGGCATCCGCCCGGCCGATGGCCCGGCGCGGGAGTTCACGTGA
- a CDS encoding class I SAM-dependent methyltransferase, giving the protein MDREHEMPQPPRRPAGEVTTEHPARAAHGSLYDFAPMARTYDRWYKTPAGRAHDRQQKALVRLFLPPIERGSRLLDVGCGTGHWSRFLARLGFLVVGIDISPALIETARSSTCNRCRFLVANAHELPFADKAFDVAAAMAVLEFVSEPELAVAEMVRCTRTPGRLVIGVLNKESPLNRDRIAERKEPYCSGRMFTVSQLGRLLSRFGNVRMGVTPEHVESSRPSSVSTWLEPDSPDTVGKGAFIVAEVCV; this is encoded by the coding sequence ATGGATCGAGAGCACGAGATGCCGCAGCCGCCTCGCCGGCCGGCCGGGGAGGTGACAACCGAGCACCCGGCCCGGGCCGCGCACGGTTCGCTCTACGACTTCGCTCCGATGGCCCGTACGTACGACCGCTGGTACAAGACGCCCGCCGGTCGCGCGCACGACCGCCAGCAGAAAGCACTCGTCCGTCTATTCCTCCCACCCATCGAGCGGGGCAGTCGCCTCCTCGACGTGGGCTGTGGCACCGGCCATTGGAGCCGCTTTCTCGCCCGCTTGGGTTTCCTTGTTGTGGGGATCGATATCTCGCCGGCGCTGATTGAGACAGCCCGATCGTCCACGTGCAACCGCTGCCGGTTCTTGGTCGCAAATGCCCACGAGCTGCCGTTCGCTGACAAAGCGTTTGACGTTGCAGCGGCCATGGCCGTGCTGGAGTTTGTCTCGGAACCCGAGTTGGCCGTGGCGGAGATGGTCCGGTGCACCCGGACCCCCGGCCGTCTCGTTATTGGCGTGCTCAACAAGGAAAGCCCGCTCAATCGGGACCGCATCGCCGAGCGCAAGGAGCCGTACTGCTCCGGCCGCATGTTCACCGTGTCGCAGCTCGGCAGGCTGCTCTCGCGCTTCGGGAACGTCCGCATGGGCGTGACGCCGGAACATGTCGAGAGCTCAAGGCCATCGTCTGTCTCTACCTGGCTAGAACCTGACTCGCCGGACACGGTTGGGAAAGGCGCGTTCATCGTCGCGGAGGTGTGTGTGTGA
- a CDS encoding thiamine-binding protein: MRVQAEVSLYPLRTLSLSEAINEFLDRLRRSGLIVKVGLMSTQIEGESGELFAALHEAFDAVAADGNVVLALRVSNACPTGR, encoded by the coding sequence GTGAGAGTTCAAGCAGAAGTCAGCCTCTACCCGCTGCGCACGCTGAGCCTGAGCGAAGCGATCAACGAGTTCCTTGACCGCCTTCGCCGCTCTGGCTTGATCGTCAAGGTCGGTCTGATGAGTACGCAGATCGAAGGCGAGAGCGGCGAGTTGTTTGCTGCGCTTCACGAGGCGTTCGACGCCGTCGCCGCCGACGGCAACGTGGTGCTGGCGTTGAGGGTGTCAAACGCCTGCCCGACCGGCCGCTGA
- a CDS encoding HAD family phosphatase, which yields MRKYGVIFDVDGVIVDSAPPHRESWRRLADEVHLPMSDEFFARIFGQTNKDILEALFGRALPDEEWRRLGDRKEAFYRDIIRHSVPAMPGAVGLIEALHADGARLAIGSSGPPENIELCLREMGILERFDAVVTGNDVTRGKPDPQVFLLAAERIGLSPERCVVVEDAVTGVEAAKRAGMRAVALTSSHPLKSFPHADLLVEGLTALSPARLSSLVGAR from the coding sequence GTGCGCAAATACGGAGTCATCTTTGACGTTGACGGCGTGATCGTCGACAGCGCGCCGCCGCACCGCGAGTCGTGGCGGCGGCTGGCGGACGAGGTACATCTGCCGATGTCGGACGAGTTTTTCGCCCGTATATTCGGCCAGACGAACAAGGACATCCTCGAAGCGCTCTTCGGCCGGGCACTGCCCGACGAGGAGTGGCGACGGCTCGGAGACCGCAAGGAGGCCTTCTACCGCGACATCATCCGCCACAGCGTCCCCGCGATGCCTGGCGCCGTCGGGCTCATCGAGGCGCTGCACGCCGACGGGGCGCGCCTTGCCATCGGCAGCTCCGGTCCGCCGGAGAACATTGAGCTGTGCCTGCGCGAGATGGGCATTCTCGAGCGGTTCGACGCTGTTGTTACCGGCAACGACGTAACGCGCGGCAAGCCCGATCCGCAGGTCTTCCTGCTGGCCGCTGAACGGATCGGCCTCTCACCCGAACGCTGCGTGGTTGTCGAGGACGCTGTTACCGGAGTCGAGGCAGCGAAACGCGCCGGCATGCGCGCCGTGGCGCTCACTTCATCTCATCCCCTCAAGTCATTCCCACACGCCGATCTGCTGGTGGAGGGCCTCACCGCGCTCAGCCCGGCGCGGCTCTCCTCGTTGGTCGGTGCGCGATGA